Proteins encoded within one genomic window of Stigmatopora argus isolate UIUO_Sarg chromosome 21, RoL_Sarg_1.0, whole genome shotgun sequence:
- the tmem64 gene encoding transmembrane protein 64, which produces MSLSGAHLLVKLVKHAAGRAHVQLSRWLHRNAGDECDKMDLLASDGDPEAAAAAVGEDPRPLCPPAPFCLKSALLACVLTGLCFSSVALVRQHLKDLLLWAESLDSLAGALLFVVGFIGVSFPCGWGYIVLNVAAGYLYGFVLGLGLVAVGVLIGTFLAHLACKRLLTDWVLRKVGGSERLSAVIRVVEGGSGLKVVALARLTPIPFGLQNAVFSITDVSLPNYLVASSVGLLPTQLLNSYLGSTLRTMEDVIAEQSVSGYFVFGLQIVISIGLMFYVVHRAQVELNAAISACQMEFRSSSHVNGSCAASSANHAGFSYCGKRTAALVNAV; this is translated from the exons ATGTCGCTCTCGGGGGCTCACCTGCTCGTCAAACTCGTTAAGCACGCCGCTGGCAGGGCGCACGTGCAGCTCAGCCGCTGGCTTCACAGGAACGCCGGCGACGAGTGCGACAAGATGGACTTGCTGGCATCCGACGGGGATcccgaggcggcggcggcggcggtgggcgAGGACCCCCGGCCCCTCTGCCCGCCCGCCCCCTTCTGCCTGAAGAGCGCCCTCCTGGCGTGCGTCCTCACCGGCCTGTGCTTCTCCTCGGTGGCGCTGGTCCGGCAGCACCTCAAAGACCTCCTGCTGTGGGCGGAGAGTCTGGACAGCCTGGCGGGGGCGCTGCTCTTCGTGGTGGGCTTCATCGGCGTGTCCTTCCCCTGCGGCTGGGGCTACATCGTGCTCAACGTGGCGGCCGGCTACCTGTACGGCTTCGTGCTGGGCCTGGGCCTGGTGGCGGTGGGCGTGCTGATCGGGACCTTCTTGGCGCACCTGGCGTGCAAGCGCCTCTTGACCGACTGGGTGTTGCGCAAAGTGGGCGGCAGCGAGCGGCTCAGCGCCGTCATCCGGGTGGTGGAGGGCGGCAGCGGACTCAAAGTCGTGGCCTTGGCCAGACTCACCCCCATTCCCTTTGGGCTACAAAATGCAGTTTTCTCC ATCACAGATGTGTCCTTGCCAAACTACCTGGTAGCGTCCTCGGTGGGCCTGCTGCCCACCCAGCTGCTCAATTCCTACCTGGGAAGCACGCTACGCACCATGGAGGACGTCATCGCCGAGCAGAGCGTTAGCGGATACTTCGTTTTTGGGCTGcag ATCGTGATCAGCATCGGCCTGATGTTCTACGTGGTGCACCGCGCCCAAGTGGAGCTCAATGCCGCCATCTCGGCCTGCCAGATGGAGTTCCGATCTTCCTCGCACGTCAACGGCTCGTGCGCGGCGTCCTCCGCCAACCACGCCGGATTCTCCTACTGCGGCAAACGGACGGCTGCCCTCGTCAACGCGGTGTGA
- the tdp2b gene encoding tyrosyl-DNA phosphodiesterase 2, with protein MASTSDAEDVEVSRTRLCEEFAGVTGTDNGVAQCYMAENDWNMERALNSFFDADMEKVFEEEWSLNQEPLTKKQKEGEKEKTPEVTTVDLTAESPTPSQKPPEDEDNGSGLTLLSWNVDGLDVENLAERARGLCSYLVLYTPDVVFLQELIPAYVQYLKKRAVSYLIIQGGEDGYFTGMMLKKSRVKLVASEIVAYPNTQMMRNLLIADVTLRGAKLRLMTSHLESCKAHSGERMAQFREVTRRMREAPDDVSVVFGGDTNLRDHEVTSVGLPPAVCDVWEQLGRREHCRYTWDTRANCNKRAPYTSRCRFDRVYLRPAAAPRAPRLAPDHMALVGLEKLDCGRFTSDHWGIYCSFAATHANDNPS; from the exons ATGGCTTCGACGTCCGACGCTGAGGATGTGGAAGTAAGTCGAACTCGTCTCTGCGAGGAGTTTGCCGGGGTAACGGGCACCGATAATGGCGTGGCACAGTGCTACATGGCCGAGAATGACTGGAACATGGAG AGAGCTTTAAATTCCTTCTTCGATGCTGACATGGAGAAAGTATTTGAAGAAGAATGGTCCTTAAACCAAGAGCCCTTGACCAAGAAACAAAAAGAGGGCGAAAAAGAAAAGACTCCTGAAGTCACAAC CGTGGACTTAACCGCCGAGAGTCCCACCCCGTCGCAAAAGCCCCCCGAGGACGAAGACAATGGCTCGGGCCTAACGCTGCTCTCGTGGAACGTGGACGGCCTGGACGTGGAGAATCTAGCCGAGCGAGCCAGAGGCTTGTGCTCCTACCTGGTGCT GTACACTCCTGATGTGGTGTTCCTGCAGGAGCTCATTCCAGCCTACGTGCAGTATTTGAAGAAACGTGCCGTCAGTTACTTGATTATTCAAG GTGGCGAAGACGGCTACTTCACAGGCATGATGCTAAAGAAGTCTCGCGTGAAGCTAGTGGCTAGCGAGATCGTAGCCTACCCGAACACGCAGATGATGCGGAACCTGCTCATCGCTGAC gTGACGCTGCGGGGCGCCAAGTTGCGCCTGATGACATCGCACCTGGAGAGCTGCAAGGCCCACTCGGGCGAGCGCATGGCGCAGTTCCGCGAGGTGACGCGACGCATGCGGGAGGCGCCCGACGACGTCAGCGTGGTGTTTGGCGGCGACACCAACCTACGCGACCACGAGGTGACTTCCGTGGGCCTCCCGCCCGCCGTCTGCGACGTGTGGGAGCAGCTGGGTCGCCGCGAGCATTGCCGCTACACGTGGGACACCCGCGCTAACTGCAACAAGCGCGCCCCGTACACTAGCCGCTGCCGCTTCGACCGCGTTTACCTGCggcccgccgccgccccccgaGCGCCCCGCCTGGCCCCCGACCACATGGCTCTGGTGGGCTTGGAGAAGCTGGACTGCGGTCGCTTCACCAGCGACCACTGGGGGATCTACTGCAGCTTCGCCGCCACCCACGCAAACGACAACCCGTCTTAA
- the acot13 gene encoding acyl-coenzyme A thioesterase 13 codes for MSSQSLNAIKQMMRIMKDTPGFDRVMGKVEVVSAAPGKVVCEMKVEKEHTNGYGTLHGGLTATLVDVISTMALMNTERGAPGVSVDMNITYMNAAKMGEDVLITAQVLKQGRTLAFSTVDLTSKASGKMIAQGRHTKHLGNS; via the exons ATGTCTTCACAGTCTTTAAATGCGATAAAACAAATGATGCGAATTATGAAAGACACGCCGGGCTTTGACAGAGTCATGGGCAAG GTGGAGGTCGTGTCTGCAGCACCGGGGAAGGTGGTGTGCGAGATGAAGGTGGAAAAGGAGCACACCAATGGCTACGGGACACTTCACGGCGGTCTCACAGCTACCCTGGTGGACGTTATCTCCACCATGGCCCTCATGAACACCGAGAGGGGAGCGCCGGGAGTCAGTGTTGACATGAATATAAC CTACATGAACGCAGCCAAGATGGGCGAGGATGTTTTGATCACGGCGCAAGTGCTGAAACAGGGACGCACGCTAGCGTTTTCCACGGTGGACTTGACCAGCAAAGCCTCAGGAAAGATGATTGCACAGGGACGACACACCAAACACCTCGGCAACAGCTAA
- the c21h6orf62 gene encoding uncharacterized protein C6orf62 homolog, producing MGDPTTRRNQTRNRLRAQLRKKRESLADQFDFKIYVAFVFKDKKKKSALFEVAEVVPVMTNNYEEDILRGVRDSRYSLESSIELLHKDVVQLHAPRYQSMRRDVIGCTQEMDFILWPRNDIEKIVCLLFSRWKGADEEPFRPIQAKFEFQHGDYEKQCLHALTRKDKAGTIMNNPAQSVFLFMDRHHLQTLKSKATVLKLCSLCLHLPQDQLTCWGVGDVEDHLRPYMPD from the exons ATGGGCGATCCGACCACGCGACGAAACCAAACCAGAAATCGTCTCCGCGCTCAGCTGCGGAAGAAACGGGAATCGTTGGCCGATCAGTTCGATTTCAAGATTTACGTCGCCTTCGTTTTCAAGGACAAG AAAAAGAAATCGGCGCTCTTTGAGGTTGCCGAAGTGGTGCCGGTGATGACCAACAACTACGAAGAGGACATCCTGCGAGGCGTACGGGACTCTCGGTACTCCCTGGAGAGTTCCATAGAGCTGCTCCACAAGGACGTGGTGCAGCTCCACGCACCCCGATACCAGTCCATGCGAAGG GACGTGATAGGCTGCACGCAGGAGATGGACTTCATCCTTTGGCCGCGAAATGACATCGAGAAGATCGTGTGCCTGCTCTTCTCCAGGTGGAAGGGGGCCGACGAAGAGCCGTTCCGGCCAATTCAG GCCAAGTTTGAGTTCCAGCACGGCGACTACGAGAAGCAGTGTTTGCACGCGCTCACTCGCAAGGACAAAGCCGGAACGATCATGAACAACCCCGCGCAGTCTGTATTCCTCTTCATGGATCGACACCACCTACAG ACTCTGAAAAGCAAGGCGACGGTGCTGAAGCTTTGCAGCCTGTGCTTGCACCTCCCCCAGGACCAGCTGACCTGCTGGGGCGTGGGCGACGTCGAGGACCACCTCAGACCTTACATGCCCGACTAG
- the gmnn gene encoding geminin encodes MSFGPRVRQNQARSNENSKVSVKSFSETKSNMSSSRPALKVLQPSAVNRDLGKPSQAGKGAIPKRKQWLAEENRGLKKVKMEVKSTQTEEINSLEDAANEAYELMVKETPPPAYWKAIAEERRKALFNVLQENEKLYKDLEAKEERISRLKSENEELRELADHVEYMADMIERLTGKGPENLEELKALALDDEDESQNDSDEKVESEVEQKFEKENDSKN; translated from the exons ATGAGTTTCGGTCCCAGAGTGAGACAAAACCAAGCCAGGTCTAATGAAAACTCCAAAGTGAGCGTTAAG AGTTTCTCGGAAACAAAAAGCAACATGAGTTCATCCAGACCAGCGCTGAAGGTCCTACAGCCTTCGGCGGTCAATAGAGATTTGGGAAAGCCTTCTCAG GCAGGAAAGGGTGCCATCCCAAAGCGTAAACAATGGCTTGCTGAAGAAAACCGAGGGTTGAAAAAAGTAAAGATGGAAGTGAAGTCGACACAGACTGAAGAAATTAACAGTTTGGAAGATGCTGCCAATGAAGCGTATGAGCTTATGGTCAAAG AAACTCCTCCTCCGGCATATTGGAAAGCAATTGCAGAAGAGCGTCGCAAGGCTTTGTTCAACGTTCTTCAGGAGAATGAGAAG ttgTACAAAGACCTCGAAGCGAAAGAAGAGCGGATTTCTCGTCTGAAGAGTGAAAATGAAGAACTGCGTGAGCTGGCTGACCACGTGGAATACATGGCTGACATGATTGAG AGACTGACTGGAAAGGGACCTGAAAACCTGGAGGAACTGAAGGCCCTCGCACTCGACGATGAAGATGAAAGTCAAAATGACAGTGATGAGAAAGTTGAAAGTGAAGTAGAGCAGAAATTTGAGAAGGAAAATGACAGTAAGAATTAA